The following are encoded in a window of Armatimonadota bacterium genomic DNA:
- a CDS encoding VOC family protein: MRFRTSDCIAIGVSDMTAAEKFYVDVLGFEVGERWDEYVELKTGALKLYLCEDDAPICFEVLVDGVPAATDYLVEHGCKKDDEEGDEVFVTDPYGLRFCVSQSKEG, from the coding sequence ATGAGGTTTCGGACTAGCGATTGCATCGCCATTGGGGTCAGCGACATGACAGCCGCTGAGAAGTTCTACGTCGATGTGCTCGGTTTTGAGGTCGGCGAAAGGTGGGACGAATACGTCGAGCTGAAGACCGGCGCGCTCAAGCTGTATTTGTGCGAAGACGACGCTCCGATCTGCTTCGAAGTCTTGGTCGACGGCGTCCCGGCTGCGACCGACTACTTGGTCGAACATGGATGCAAGAAAGATGACGAAGAGGGAGACGAGGTGTTCGTGACCGACCCGTACGGCCTTAGGTTCTGCGTGTCTCAGTCTAAGGAGGGCTAG
- a CDS encoding isoprenylcysteine carboxylmethyltransferase family protein, with translation MARVLALIYGFLCYVVCLATLLYAICFVGNITPIEIGGTNWVPRTIDVAASTVASGVMGWILNLILLSGFALQHSVMARPSFKKIWTKVVPKAVERSTYVLLSSCVLILLFVYWVPMTNPIWTVTGPLATVINAVFFLGFGIVALSTFMINHFDLLGLRQVVDNLQDKVRDGETFVTTGLYKLCRHPIMLGFIVAFWAAPAMTVGHMLFSVLTTAYIFVAIVFEEKDLTDQYGDTYREYKKSTPKVFPFRRGQQPSEPVTNAVVKPRSHEAKEKETTSTG, from the coding sequence ATGGCACGAGTTCTTGCACTCATATATGGGTTTCTTTGCTACGTCGTTTGCTTGGCGACGCTACTTTACGCGATCTGCTTCGTAGGCAACATCACGCCGATCGAAATTGGCGGAACAAACTGGGTGCCGCGAACGATCGACGTTGCCGCTTCGACGGTTGCATCGGGCGTGATGGGCTGGATTCTGAACTTGATTCTTTTGAGCGGGTTCGCCCTGCAGCACTCCGTGATGGCCAGACCGTCATTCAAGAAGATTTGGACGAAGGTTGTTCCGAAGGCGGTTGAACGCAGTACTTACGTACTGCTCAGTTCGTGCGTTCTGATCCTGTTGTTCGTATATTGGGTTCCGATGACGAATCCAATCTGGACGGTGACGGGCCCGCTTGCGACGGTCATAAATGCAGTGTTCTTCCTCGGGTTCGGGATCGTCGCACTCTCGACGTTCATGATCAACCACTTCGACCTGCTGGGTCTCAGGCAGGTAGTGGACAACCTGCAGGACAAGGTGAGAGACGGCGAGACGTTCGTGACGACCGGGCTGTACAAACTCTGTCGCCACCCGATCATGCTGGGATTCATCGTCGCCTTCTGGGCCGCACCCGCGATGACGGTAGGCCACATGCTGTTCTCAGTCCTGACGACGGCGTACATTTTCGTAGCGATCGTGTTCGAAGAGAAGGACCTGACCGATCAGTACGGCGACACATACCGGGAGTACAAGAAATCGACGCCCAAGGTCTTTCCGTTTCGCCGCGGGCAGCAACCATCCGAGCCGGTCACGAATGCGGTCGTCAAACCTCGCTCGCATGAGGCGAAGGAGAAGGAAACGACCTCGACGGGCTAA
- the ispG gene encoding (E)-4-hydroxy-3-methylbut-2-enyl-diphosphate synthase codes for MSLKTKFERRATRTCTVDSVQIGSDHLVVVQSMITAETRDIDASVEQIIALHKAGSEIVRVTTPTLQEAQCLEEIVAKVSEGYRKVPLTADVHHQGTKIALEATKHVDEIRVNPGLFVFRKHTGREDYSEEEHKAERSAIEETFVPVVEACKARNRAMRIGVNHGSLSERMLVTFGNTVEGMVESALEYVRLCVEHGFWNLNISAKASRVPIMIEANRLLAMRLDEEGMNFPLHLGVTEAGDGQYARIKSTAGIATLLSEGIGDTIRVSLAEDPINELPACYEILQALGLRKTQVEYIACPSCGRTKFDLPTVLREVREATKHLVGLDIAVMGCIVNGPGEMADADYGYVGAAGGKITLYRKREPVKHGIPQERGVEELVALLKEDGVWTEPTQAARAVTPLTVRN; via the coding sequence ATGAGTCTCAAGACGAAATTCGAACGAAGAGCGACCCGAACTTGCACGGTGGATTCAGTCCAGATCGGCTCCGACCACCTCGTGGTCGTGCAATCCATGATCACGGCAGAGACGCGCGATATCGACGCATCCGTCGAGCAGATCATCGCGCTGCACAAGGCGGGAAGCGAAATCGTGCGGGTCACTACCCCGACTCTTCAAGAGGCGCAGTGTCTGGAAGAGATTGTTGCGAAAGTCAGCGAGGGTTATCGCAAGGTGCCGCTGACGGCCGACGTTCATCATCAAGGCACGAAGATCGCCCTCGAAGCGACCAAGCACGTCGACGAGATTCGCGTCAATCCGGGCCTGTTCGTATTCCGAAAGCACACAGGGAGGGAGGATTATAGCGAAGAAGAGCACAAAGCAGAGCGGAGCGCTATCGAGGAAACTTTCGTGCCGGTGGTCGAGGCGTGCAAGGCCCGCAATCGCGCAATGCGCATAGGCGTCAACCACGGCTCGTTGAGCGAACGAATGCTCGTGACATTCGGCAACACGGTGGAAGGAATGGTCGAGAGCGCGCTCGAGTACGTCCGACTCTGTGTCGAACACGGATTCTGGAATCTGAACATCAGCGCGAAGGCCAGCCGGGTTCCGATCATGATCGAGGCGAATCGGCTTTTGGCGATGAGGCTGGACGAAGAGGGGATGAACTTCCCGCTGCACTTGGGGGTCACCGAGGCCGGCGACGGACAGTACGCTCGCATCAAGTCGACAGCAGGCATTGCGACGCTGCTGTCGGAGGGGATCGGCGACACGATTCGCGTCAGCCTGGCAGAAGATCCGATCAACGAACTGCCGGCGTGCTATGAAATCCTGCAAGCTCTGGGCCTGAGAAAGACGCAGGTCGAATACATCGCCTGTCCGTCGTGCGGCAGGACCAAGTTCGACCTTCCGACTGTGTTGCGTGAGGTCAGAGAGGCCACAAAGCACCTTGTCGGCTTGGATATCGCCGTGATGGGCTGCATCGTGAACGGTCCAGGCGAGATGGCCGATGCAGATTACGGATACGTCGGCGCTGCCGGGGGCAAGATCACGCTGTATCGAAAGCGCGAGCCGGTCAAGCATGGAATCCCGCAAGAACGCGGCGTCGAAGAGCTTGTCGCGCTGCTGAAAGAGGACGGAGTCTGGACGGAGCCGACACAAGCTGCCAGAGCGGTGACGCCTTTAACCGTACGAAACTAG
- a CDS encoding PAS domain S-box protein, producing the protein MNTNLDQPSFSFEAIRETIFRQSRTVVIVAEPWPPYRVIYVPPNASDVLKYSHGEVFGRGLPDCPFGEAADPATVRELIEETLRNGIATAEYEYFNGEGESRWLAIESHLVEDENGRAQYLAFVAHDTTEHVLIRQEAQRAQRLYTEVVETAVEAFVTIDSRGKIASINAAAQKMFGFDSEQLVGEDVSILMPEEVGRDHQKYLEHAQPGVESYVIGKSREVEGKRSDGTAFPIEITISEIQVDGERMFNGICRDITRRRMAEQALRGKTKEAQQANEAKSKFLSRMSHELRTPLNAILGFAQVLEMSDLDGEDLESVRHILKGGHHLLELINDILDISRIEAGKLAATIKPVQLVQCINDSLELIAPLANERFLIVTPPKDLSEDLYVLADRQRLGQVFLNVLSNAVKYNKPNGSVTITVDTSNECLVAVVIQDTGIGIPESKLQDLFVPFERLGAESTRVEGSGLGLALTNGLMAEMSGHVDISSTEGAGTTVSLLLPRAMRSDDAAQTIDNGVARQPSTSTPLDILLIEDNIPSINLVERAFEAQPNWTLRSAHTGAEGLAAARERTPDVILLDVNLPDVTGPELIRSFRLDPELEEVPVIIVSADASHATQDTFLSAGAQTYLSKPFDIQRLFAQIRDLTFSSNKV; encoded by the coding sequence ATGAACACAAATCTCGACCAACCTTCGTTCAGTTTTGAGGCGATCAGAGAGACCATTTTTCGGCAGTCCCGCACCGTTGTCATCGTTGCAGAGCCGTGGCCGCCGTACAGGGTTATCTACGTCCCGCCCAACGCCAGTGACGTGCTGAAATACAGTCACGGAGAGGTTTTCGGTCGAGGCCTGCCGGATTGTCCTTTTGGCGAGGCTGCCGATCCCGCAACGGTCAGAGAGCTCATCGAAGAGACGCTGAGGAACGGGATTGCGACGGCTGAATACGAATACTTCAACGGTGAGGGCGAATCGCGGTGGCTAGCAATCGAGTCACACTTGGTAGAAGACGAAAACGGCAGAGCGCAGTACTTGGCGTTCGTCGCACACGATACGACTGAGCACGTCCTGATTCGTCAAGAGGCCCAGCGGGCACAGAGGCTGTACACGGAGGTTGTTGAGACGGCCGTCGAGGCGTTCGTCACAATCGACTCTCGCGGCAAGATCGCCTCGATCAACGCAGCCGCTCAAAAGATGTTCGGCTTCGATTCGGAGCAGCTAGTCGGAGAAGATGTCTCTATCCTCATGCCAGAGGAGGTTGGGCGAGATCATCAGAAATATCTTGAGCACGCTCAGCCTGGCGTCGAGTCCTACGTTATCGGCAAGAGCCGAGAAGTCGAAGGCAAGCGCAGCGACGGAACTGCTTTCCCGATCGAGATCACGATTTCCGAGATTCAGGTCGACGGAGAAAGGATGTTCAACGGCATTTGCCGTGACATTACGAGGCGAAGGATGGCAGAACAAGCGCTTCGCGGGAAGACGAAGGAAGCCCAGCAGGCAAACGAGGCGAAGAGCAAGTTCTTATCGAGGATGAGCCACGAATTGCGAACCCCTCTGAACGCGATTCTGGGATTCGCACAAGTTCTCGAGATGAGCGATCTTGACGGGGAGGATCTCGAATCTGTGCGCCATATTTTGAAAGGCGGGCACCATCTCCTGGAACTGATCAACGACATTCTAGATATCTCGCGAATTGAGGCCGGGAAGCTAGCCGCAACGATCAAACCCGTCCAGTTAGTACAATGCATCAACGATTCATTGGAGTTGATCGCGCCGCTTGCGAACGAACGTTTCCTTATCGTCACTCCACCTAAAGATCTGTCTGAAGATCTGTACGTGCTCGCCGATCGACAGCGGTTGGGGCAGGTTTTCCTCAACGTGCTGTCCAACGCGGTCAAATACAACAAACCGAATGGGAGCGTGACCATTACAGTTGACACTAGCAATGAATGCCTGGTCGCCGTGGTAATTCAGGACACCGGAATAGGGATTCCCGAGTCCAAGCTTCAAGACCTTTTCGTTCCGTTTGAACGTCTCGGCGCCGAATCTACTCGAGTAGAAGGCAGTGGGCTGGGGCTGGCCCTGACGAACGGACTGATGGCAGAGATGTCAGGACACGTTGACATCAGTTCGACGGAGGGCGCAGGGACGACCGTGAGCCTTTTGCTGCCAAGGGCGATGCGGAGCGACGATGCCGCGCAGACGATCGACAACGGCGTCGCGCGCCAACCTTCGACATCCACGCCCCTCGACATTCTGCTCATCGAAGACAATATACCAAGCATCAACTTGGTTGAGAGGGCGTTCGAAGCACAGCCGAATTGGACCCTCCGTTCAGCTCATACGGGGGCAGAAGGATTGGCCGCCGCCCGCGAGCGCACGCCTGATGTAATCCTGCTGGATGTGAACCTGCCGGACGTGACCGGACCAGAACTCATCAGATCGTTTCGGCTCGATCCGGAGCTTGAAGAAGTCCCAGTGATCATTGTGAGCGCCGACGCCAGTCATGCGACCCAAGACACGTTCCTTTCGGCCGGCGCTCAGACGTACCTCAGCAAGCCGTTCGACATCCAAAGGCTGTTCGCACAGATTCGTGATTTGACGTTTTCTTCCAACAAGGTCTAG
- a CDS encoding PAS domain S-box protein yields MLVTSQPKSTLKRITGQIKRLVAIVVLGLVLPLVVLGIFAYDESLEHDARTASLLHSMNASHEAEALVIELSLVQERADRRPPESALEERDLERERGALTERLLAVGPSVTEDTFLVDTDESAVRHQALLESLLRQFSELELATQGRRGAHISDELLASLGLSLDRHRSMLYEHSQLEAQEVSDSWRRTAMIAGPIVIGVLALGLLTYLALFRNLRRELRRDDEVRQALPTQEAWFRVLFDESPVAVCVSRDGLIRHANPAYMRLFGYDEDEVIVGQSIQDHIDPESREDIQRLMDELSEKRGVYQAIEIVAQRNDGSKVQIEVTLGTVTLPDGPAFFAFFTDLTKRKQAEAARRESEQLFTLMFDSTSDMLLLMSVQADGSLVFDVMNRAYEDYIRETYPGSDVDPIGRERKEVLASWGIPEDAIKAGSKMYDEVVAERTVKHSEITVPLAGSERCLDVSVEPILNAAGECTHVLWSGRDITERKQQQEELRRLNESLEEMIEERTAELRQSEARFRAISEASPFSVLVTDSEGAIVYANDAYHRLMGAAFEDIKGWGWADYIHSDDVDDLVSSWKNYLEVGGTFENDHRIVRPDGTVAWLYCVAAPLINQNETDGHVVMLEDITARIEAREELLRAKEEAEEANAAKDRFLSRVSHELRTPLNAILGFAQVMATDRLSSEQESSVKHILEAGDHLLSLIEEVLDIAKIETGEIEIDVREVDARVQVLECVELLSPLAKARQVTIAVAGSSDAVVPIKADPRRMTQIIFNVLSNAIKFNKLRGSVTISFEPAARNRTAVVIKDTGLGISQEKLYRVFEPFDRLGAEETDVKGTGIGLTVSASLAEAMNATIEIASTEGVGTFVTITFEAAGEIVIDDDLLAIVEPPAKSAGHDLKILLVEDNRSNYLLMKTVFKRRGSCDLRIANTAEEGLQMAKQFKPDLFLLDVNLPDSLGTELIEKILAQRSLRNTPVVIVSADANTATVAEFKDKGAYAYLTKPIDITKLLQVVDEIALERMGRTS; encoded by the coding sequence ATGCTCGTGACTAGCCAGCCCAAATCCACTTTGAAACGGATCACAGGCCAAATCAAACGGCTCGTTGCTATAGTCGTCCTCGGGCTCGTACTACCGCTGGTCGTACTTGGCATCTTCGCGTACGACGAGAGTTTGGAACACGATGCCCGCACTGCATCTCTGCTCCATTCGATGAACGCCAGCCATGAGGCCGAAGCTTTAGTTATTGAACTAAGTCTTGTTCAAGAGCGTGCAGACCGCCGACCACCAGAATCAGCGCTGGAGGAGCGCGACCTGGAGCGAGAGCGAGGTGCCTTGACTGAGAGGCTGCTGGCGGTCGGCCCATCTGTCACCGAAGACACTTTTCTGGTCGATACGGATGAGTCTGCCGTGAGGCACCAGGCATTGCTTGAATCGTTGCTGCGCCAGTTCTCAGAGCTGGAGTTAGCAACCCAGGGCCGCCGTGGTGCGCACATTTCGGATGAACTGTTGGCGTCGCTCGGCCTGAGCTTGGACCGCCACCGATCGATGCTCTATGAGCACTCTCAGCTTGAGGCGCAGGAGGTTTCAGATAGCTGGAGAAGAACCGCCATGATAGCTGGCCCGATCGTGATAGGAGTGCTCGCGCTTGGTCTGCTGACGTATTTGGCTTTGTTCCGCAATTTGCGGCGAGAGTTGAGACGCGACGACGAAGTCCGACAGGCCCTACCAACTCAGGAAGCTTGGTTCAGAGTGCTTTTTGACGAGTCACCGGTGGCCGTGTGCGTGTCAAGGGACGGTCTCATCCGTCACGCCAATCCGGCATATATGCGGCTATTTGGCTACGATGAGGATGAAGTCATTGTCGGGCAGTCGATCCAGGATCACATCGATCCGGAGTCGCGCGAGGATATCCAGCGACTCATGGACGAACTATCCGAAAAACGGGGAGTGTACCAAGCAATTGAGATCGTTGCACAACGGAATGACGGTTCAAAGGTCCAAATCGAGGTGACCTTGGGCACAGTCACGCTCCCTGATGGCCCCGCGTTCTTCGCGTTTTTCACCGATCTCACGAAGCGCAAGCAGGCCGAGGCCGCACGGCGTGAAAGCGAACAACTGTTCACCCTGATGTTCGACAGTACGTCGGACATGCTCTTGCTCATGAGCGTCCAAGCCGATGGCAGCCTTGTTTTCGACGTAATGAACAGGGCGTATGAGGACTACATACGGGAAACATATCCAGGTTCAGACGTTGACCCTATCGGCCGAGAGCGGAAAGAAGTATTGGCGTCTTGGGGCATACCTGAAGATGCCATCAAAGCAGGAAGCAAGATGTACGACGAAGTCGTTGCCGAGCGCACGGTGAAGCACTCTGAGATCACGGTGCCGCTGGCCGGAAGCGAGCGTTGCCTGGACGTGTCCGTCGAACCGATCTTGAACGCGGCTGGGGAATGTACGCACGTTCTCTGGAGCGGAAGAGATATAACGGAGCGCAAGCAACAGCAAGAGGAGCTACGACGCCTCAACGAGTCGCTGGAAGAAATGATCGAGGAACGCACAGCGGAACTTCGGCAGAGCGAAGCCCGGTTCCGTGCCATCAGCGAAGCTTCTCCGTTTAGCGTGCTCGTTACGGATTCAGAAGGAGCAATCGTTTACGCAAACGACGCATATCACCGCTTGATGGGCGCTGCCTTCGAAGACATCAAGGGCTGGGGTTGGGCAGATTACATTCATTCCGACGACGTGGATGACCTGGTCTCTTCCTGGAAGAACTACCTCGAAGTCGGTGGCACGTTCGAGAACGACCACCGAATCGTTCGACCCGACGGAACTGTCGCTTGGCTGTACTGCGTCGCTGCTCCGCTCATCAACCAGAATGAGACCGACGGTCATGTCGTAATGTTGGAAGACATCACTGCACGCATCGAGGCGAGGGAAGAGCTTCTTCGGGCAAAGGAGGAAGCCGAAGAAGCAAACGCCGCCAAGGATCGTTTCCTTTCGCGCGTCAGCCACGAGTTGAGGACGCCCCTGAACGCAATTCTGGGGTTCGCCCAAGTTATGGCGACGGATCGCCTCTCTTCGGAACAAGAAAGTTCAGTGAAGCACATTCTCGAGGCTGGCGACCACCTGCTTTCGTTGATTGAGGAAGTACTCGATATCGCCAAGATCGAAACTGGCGAGATTGAAATAGATGTCCGAGAGGTCGATGCCCGAGTACAAGTTCTCGAGTGCGTTGAGCTGCTTTCGCCTCTGGCCAAAGCAAGGCAAGTAACCATAGCAGTCGCTGGCTCCTCGGACGCGGTAGTGCCGATCAAGGCCGATCCGAGGAGAATGACCCAGATTATCTTCAACGTCCTGTCGAACGCCATCAAGTTCAACAAACTCAGAGGCTCGGTCACGATATCTTTTGAGCCGGCCGCTCGAAACAGGACTGCGGTTGTGATCAAGGACACCGGATTAGGCATCAGCCAGGAGAAGCTTTACCGCGTATTCGAGCCGTTCGACCGGCTCGGCGCCGAAGAAACGGATGTGAAAGGGACCGGGATCGGCCTGACCGTATCGGCAAGTCTCGCAGAGGCCATGAATGCAACGATTGAAATTGCATCAACGGAAGGCGTCGGGACTTTCGTGACGATCACGTTTGAGGCTGCCGGCGAGATCGTGATCGACGACGATCTCCTGGCTATTGTCGAGCCACCTGCGAAGAGCGCCGGGCATGACCTCAAGATCCTTCTCGTCGAAGACAATCGGTCTAACTACCTGCTCATGAAGACGGTATTCAAGAGGAGAGGCTCTTGCGACCTGCGAATCGCCAACACTGCGGAAGAGGGTCTTCAGATGGCGAAGCAGTTCAAGCCCGATCTTTTCCTGCTCGACGTGAATCTTCCGGACTCGCTCGGAACGGAGCTGATCGAGAAGATCCTTGCCCAGAGGAGCCTCCGCAACACTCCCGTCGTGATAGTCAGCGCTGACGCAAACACTGCCACGGTTGCAGAGTTTAAGGACAAGGGAGCGTACGCCTACCTGACCAAGCCGATCGACATCACCAAACTGCTGCAGGTAGTGGACGAAATTGCTCTAGAGCGCATGGGGCGCACTAGTTGA
- a CDS encoding VOC family protein, with translation MPENTPFAWHEIHTTDAQKAKKFYSDCFRWETSEMSMGEDGVYTMFNVPGAKPFGGIVELRGEAWKGIPAHWAVYVDVEDIRAKVKEVEACGGKIVVPPFEVPSVGLTALVHDPQGAPFHLFQGVKS, from the coding sequence ATGCCTGAAAACACACCGTTTGCCTGGCACGAGATTCACACAACTGACGCACAGAAGGCCAAGAAGTTCTATTCCGACTGCTTCCGCTGGGAAACCAGCGAGATGTCGATGGGCGAAGATGGCGTCTACACCATGTTCAACGTTCCCGGCGCCAAGCCGTTCGGCGGGATAGTCGAACTGCGAGGCGAGGCGTGGAAGGGGATTCCCGCGCACTGGGCAGTCTATGTCGACGTCGAGGACATTCGCGCGAAGGTGAAGGAGGTCGAAGCTTGTGGCGGAAAAATCGTTGTTCCTCCGTTTGAAGTTCCCAGTGTCGGTCTCACAGCGCTAGTGCATGACCCGCAGGGCGCTCCGTTCCACCTATTCCAAGGCGTCAAGTCGTAG
- a CDS encoding MFS transporter encodes MPLYLPSLRHRDFTVYTVGRFVGNVGASVQLWTVAWHVYQVSGESSLHVGLLGLVRVLPLLLFSLVGGVAADHFDRKKLMVVTRWAMTGIAITLAIVTVLGLASLTWIYSLVAIMSIARAFDGPARNALMVNLVPERDLPNALSVNGIAWRLSGVTGPIIAGVMIAYGSLHLAYATSAVGNIVLLGALFFVKPVKQAYPDQPITSVKHVFSQIGAGFQFFKSSHIVRNTMIIDFWATFFSSADALFPAFAGPVLHLGPNGYGMLAAASGGGALIAAIVLAFRRTVKRQGIVVIGMIGVYGMATVLFGLSQSLWMAMLFLMCTGAADMVSTVLRQTIRQLATPDNIRGRMAGVGVLFQVGGPQLGDVEAGVFAKFYGDRASVVIGGCACLIVSAWYSAKSHLKSYIHVNNEPMGEEKQ; translated from the coding sequence ATGCCCCTTTACTTGCCGTCCCTGCGCCACCGAGACTTCACCGTTTACACTGTCGGCCGGTTCGTAGGAAACGTCGGAGCGAGCGTCCAGCTCTGGACAGTCGCCTGGCACGTGTACCAAGTATCGGGGGAGAGCTCCCTGCACGTCGGACTGTTGGGCCTTGTCCGTGTCTTGCCGCTACTGCTGTTCTCTCTGGTCGGCGGTGTCGCGGCGGACCACTTCGACCGGAAGAAACTCATGGTCGTCACGCGATGGGCGATGACAGGTATCGCCATCACGCTTGCTATCGTGACCGTGCTCGGCCTTGCAAGCCTTACGTGGATCTACTCTCTGGTCGCAATAATGTCCATCGCCCGCGCCTTCGATGGCCCGGCCAGGAACGCCCTAATGGTCAACTTGGTGCCAGAGCGCGACCTGCCGAACGCGCTCAGCGTGAACGGCATCGCTTGGCGGCTAAGCGGCGTAACCGGCCCGATCATTGCGGGCGTCATGATCGCCTACGGCTCTCTTCACTTGGCGTACGCCACGTCGGCGGTCGGAAACATCGTGCTGCTCGGGGCACTCTTCTTCGTCAAGCCGGTCAAGCAAGCGTATCCGGACCAGCCGATCACGTCGGTCAAGCATGTCTTCTCCCAGATCGGGGCAGGATTCCAGTTCTTCAAAAGTTCGCACATCGTTCGCAACACGATGATCATCGACTTTTGGGCGACGTTCTTTTCATCTGCCGACGCGCTCTTCCCCGCCTTCGCGGGGCCGGTGCTGCACCTGGGGCCGAACGGATACGGAATGTTGGCGGCGGCATCCGGCGGCGGTGCGCTCATCGCTGCAATCGTCCTCGCCTTTCGTCGGACGGTCAAACGCCAAGGGATAGTGGTCATCGGAATGATCGGCGTTTACGGAATGGCCACCGTTCTGTTCGGACTGAGCCAAAGCCTGTGGATGGCCATGCTGTTCCTGATGTGCACGGGAGCAGCGGACATGGTGAGTACTGTGCTGCGCCAGACGATTCGGCAGCTCGCAACGCCGGACAACATTCGCGGCCGAATGGCTGGAGTGGGGGTGCTGTTTCAGGTCGGCGGGCCGCAGCTTGGCGATGTCGAGGCGGGTGTATTCGCCAAGTTCTACGGGGATCGAGCGTCCGTTGTTATCGGAGGCTGCGCGTGCCTGATCGTCTCGGCGTGGTACTCCGCCAAGAGTCACCTGAAATCGTACATCCATGTCAACAATGAGCCTATGGGTGAAGAAAAACAGTGA
- the msrA gene encoding peptide-methionine (S)-S-oxide reductase MsrA yields MEIATFGGGUFWSVENAFRQVDGITATAVGFAGGSVKSPTYRQVCLSDTGHAEVIRIEYDPKKVSYERLLEVFWAIHDPTQFNRQGVNIGNQYRSVIFFHTEEQARAARKSYDVIAKEKGQALATQILEAVPFFMAEDYHQQYYSRKGVPACPIPPKSGGG; encoded by the coding sequence ATGGAGATCGCCACGTTTGGCGGCGGATGATTCTGGAGCGTTGAAAACGCCTTCCGTCAGGTTGACGGAATCACAGCGACAGCGGTCGGATTTGCCGGGGGTAGCGTTAAGAGCCCAACGTACAGGCAAGTATGCCTTTCGGACACTGGCCACGCCGAAGTGATACGCATTGAGTACGACCCGAAGAAAGTCAGCTACGAGCGACTTCTCGAGGTTTTCTGGGCGATTCACGATCCGACGCAGTTCAATAGACAGGGCGTCAACATTGGCAACCAGTATCGCAGTGTGATATTCTTCCACACGGAAGAGCAGGCGCGAGCTGCGCGCAAGAGCTACGATGTCATCGCAAAAGAAAAGGGCCAAGCCTTAGCAACGCAGATTCTAGAAGCCGTTCCCTTCTTCATGGCTGAGGATTACCATCAGCAGTACTACTCCCGTAAGGGGGTCCCTGCTTGCCCGATACCGCCAAAGTCTGGCGGCGGGTAA
- a CDS encoding group 1 truncated hemoglobin produces MEIPLYDRLGGSAAIYATVELFYVRVLDDPKLAPFFAGANMSELKKNQRDFLTMAFGGPSESEGQNLTDADSYMVKMKGLSDEHCDAVAGHLQATLEELDVPSALVGEVMEIAGRARNAIIGRVEGQKAA; encoded by the coding sequence ATGGAAATTCCTCTGTATGACAGGCTGGGCGGCTCTGCGGCGATTTACGCGACTGTTGAGCTGTTCTACGTTCGCGTTTTGGACGACCCAAAGTTGGCTCCGTTCTTCGCAGGAGCGAATATGAGCGAACTGAAGAAGAATCAGCGCGACTTCTTGACGATGGCGTTCGGCGGACCGAGCGAGTCCGAAGGGCAAAACCTCACTGATGCCGATTCGTATATGGTCAAGATGAAGGGACTGAGCGACGAGCACTGTGATGCCGTCGCTGGCCACCTGCAGGCAACGCTCGAAGAGCTAGATGTGCCGTCGGCGCTCGTCGGCGAAGTGATGGAGATCGCTGGCAGGGCGCGCAACGCAATCATCGGACGAGTCGAAGGCCAAAAAGCGGCTTAG